A single Sphingomonas sp. IW22 DNA region contains:
- the rpmF gene encoding 50S ribosomal protein L32, producing the protein MAVPKRKTSPSRRGMRRSHDALKVESFQECPNCGELKRPHILCGSCGHYNGREIVAVEA; encoded by the coding sequence ATGGCCGTTCCCAAGAGAAAGACCTCGCCGTCGCGGCGCGGCATGCGTCGTTCGCACGATGCGCTGAAGGTCGAGTCGTTCCAGGAGTGCCCGAATTGCGGCGAACTCAAGCGTCCGCACATCCTGTGCGGGTCGTGCGGCCATTATAATGGCCGTGAGATCGTTGCGGTCGAGGCCTGA
- a CDS encoding MAPEG family protein, with amino-acid sequence MGLPVTLATAGAAALINLWLAVRIVRIRLARQIAYGDGGDSRLAQRMRAHSNFIEYAPIVLILIAAIEWTAGTSLWLALGGGAFILGRIAHPIGMDGFLPARQFGTVVTLTVTALLGIAAIALPFVQKPVMATDGPVVPNVYRG; translated from the coding sequence ATGGGGCTGCCTGTTACGTTGGCAACGGCCGGTGCCGCGGCGCTGATCAACCTGTGGCTGGCGGTGCGAATCGTCCGAATCCGCCTGGCTCGGCAAATCGCATACGGTGACGGCGGCGATTCGCGGCTGGCGCAACGGATGCGTGCCCATTCCAACTTCATTGAATACGCCCCCATCGTGCTGATCCTGATCGCGGCGATCGAATGGACGGCGGGCACTTCGTTGTGGCTGGCGCTGGGCGGCGGTGCGTTCATCCTCGGCCGAATCGCTCATCCGATCGGCATGGACGGCTTCCTGCCCGCGCGTCAGTTCGGCACCGTCGTCACGCTGACGGTTACGGCGCTGCTGGGAATCGCGGCAATTGCTCTGCCCTTTGTCCAGAAACCGGTGATGGCGACCGACGGGCCAGTCGTCCCCAACGTCTATCGCGGTTAG
- a CDS encoding glycosyltransferase family 4 protein yields MKIAMIAPIAWRTPPRHYGPWESVTSLLTEALVERGIDVTLFATADSLTTAKLAAVVPAPYSEDGSVDAKVWEHRHLAHVFERAGEFDLIHNQADFPAHAFANLVDTPMVTTIHGFSSDRILPMYAPYQDRVHYVAISDADRHPALRYAATIHHGIPLADFPFDARGGEDLLFFGRMHPDKGAAEAIAVAQATGRRLAMYGIVQDEGYYQRAVAPHLDGAHIRHPGAVGGAERIAALGQARALLHLINFDEPFGLSVIEAMACGTPVIAMRRGSMAELIEDGVTGFLVDSLDQAVAAVARIDSIDRNACRRAVKARFSVDRMADDYIALYERVLARA; encoded by the coding sequence ATGAAGATCGCGATGATCGCCCCCATCGCCTGGCGCACCCCACCGCGCCATTACGGGCCATGGGAATCGGTGACGAGCCTGTTGACCGAGGCACTGGTCGAACGCGGCATTGACGTGACCCTGTTCGCCACCGCCGATTCGCTGACCACCGCCAAGCTCGCCGCCGTGGTCCCTGCGCCGTATAGCGAGGACGGCAGCGTCGACGCCAAGGTGTGGGAACACCGCCATCTGGCGCATGTGTTCGAACGCGCGGGCGAGTTCGACCTGATCCATAATCAGGCCGACTTTCCGGCCCATGCCTTTGCCAATCTGGTCGACACGCCGATGGTGACGACGATCCACGGCTTTTCGTCGGACCGCATCCTGCCGATGTATGCGCCCTATCAGGACCGGGTGCATTATGTGGCGATTTCGGACGCGGACCGGCATCCGGCGCTTCGCTATGCGGCGACGATTCACCATGGCATCCCGCTCGCCGACTTCCCCTTCGACGCGCGGGGCGGGGAGGATTTGTTGTTCTTCGGCCGGATGCACCCCGACAAGGGCGCGGCGGAGGCGATCGCCGTCGCGCAGGCGACCGGGCGGCGGCTGGCCATGTATGGAATCGTGCAGGATGAGGGCTATTATCAACGCGCCGTCGCGCCGCATCTGGACGGCGCGCACATCCGTCACCCCGGCGCGGTCGGCGGGGCCGAGCGCATCGCGGCGCTGGGACAGGCACGTGCGCTGCTCCACCTGATCAACTTCGACGAGCCGTTCGGCCTGTCGGTGATCGAGGCAATGGCCTGCGGTACTCCCGTCATCGCCATGCGGCGCGGATCGATGGCGGAGCTGATCGAGGACGGCGTGACCGGCTTCCTGGTCGATTCGCTCGATCAGGCAGTGGCGGCTGTAGCGCGAATCGATTCGATCGACCGCAATGCCTGTCGCCGCGCAGTGAAGGCGCGCTTTTCGGTCGATCGAATGGCCGACGACTATATCGCGCTGTACGAACGCGTCCTTGCTCGCGCCTAA
- a CDS encoding alpha-amylase family glycosyl hydrolase: MTRAWWRGAVLYQIYPRSFQDSNSDGVGDLPGITARLPYLAELGVDAVWISPIFPSPMADFGYDVADYCGVDPRFGTLADFDALLARAHELGLKVLLDFVPNHSSDQHPWFVESRASRHNPKRDWYIWRDPAPDGGPPNNWISDFGGPAWEYDAATGQYYSHAFLKEQPDLNWRNPDLRAAMMDVLRFWFDRGVDGFRIDVLWHMVKHPDFPDNPPNPDYRKGMGEMWRVLQLHSTDQPEVHDIAAEMRAIADGYGERLLIGEIYLPVERLMHYYGSADAPGVHLPFNFQLIDAPWDARALATLIEAYELALPGDGWPNWVLGNHDRPRAATRFGAAQARVAAMLLLTLRGTPTLYYGDELGVADVAIPPERVTDPRELREPGLGLGRDPVRTPMAWNDEPHGGFSTMEPWLPLHPDWRTRNVATQRGAAESMWRLHRDLLALRRATPALATGDWHPVHADDAVLAYERRQGEQRVLVALNLTNAAARLELPEWARSLSPRMGTLANLSAPDGEGLTLKPDEGLILA, encoded by the coding sequence ATGACGCGTGCGTGGTGGCGCGGCGCGGTCCTGTATCAGATCTATCCACGGTCCTTTCAGGATTCGAACAGCGACGGCGTGGGCGACCTGCCCGGCATCACCGCGCGATTGCCCTATCTGGCCGAACTGGGCGTGGATGCGGTGTGGATCTCGCCGATCTTTCCGTCGCCAATGGCCGATTTCGGATATGACGTGGCCGATTATTGCGGCGTCGATCCGCGGTTCGGGACGCTGGCCGATTTCGACGCGCTGCTGGCGCGGGCGCATGAGCTGGGCCTGAAAGTGCTGCTCGACTTCGTGCCGAATCACAGCTCCGACCAGCATCCATGGTTCGTCGAAAGCCGCGCGTCGCGCCATAATCCCAAGCGCGACTGGTATATCTGGCGCGATCCGGCGCCGGACGGCGGCCCGCCCAACAACTGGATCAGCGATTTCGGCGGACCGGCGTGGGAATATGACGCCGCAACCGGCCAATATTACAGCCATGCGTTTCTGAAAGAGCAGCCCGACCTGAACTGGCGCAACCCGGATTTGCGCGCGGCGATGATGGATGTGCTGCGCTTCTGGTTCGATCGCGGTGTCGACGGATTTCGAATCGACGTGCTGTGGCACATGGTGAAGCACCCCGACTTTCCCGACAATCCGCCCAATCCCGATTACCGGAAGGGAATGGGGGAGATGTGGCGCGTGCTGCAGCTTCATTCGACCGACCAGCCCGAAGTGCACGACATCGCCGCCGAAATGCGCGCCATTGCGGACGGCTATGGTGAGCGGTTGCTGATCGGGGAGATCTATCTGCCGGTCGAACGGCTGATGCACTATTATGGCAGTGCTGATGCGCCGGGCGTGCATCTGCCCTTTAATTTCCAGCTGATCGATGCGCCATGGGATGCGCGCGCGCTGGCGACACTGATCGAAGCATATGAACTGGCGCTGCCCGGCGATGGCTGGCCCAACTGGGTGCTGGGCAATCACGACCGCCCGCGCGCCGCAACGCGATTTGGTGCGGCACAGGCGCGGGTGGCGGCGATGCTGCTGCTGACGCTGCGCGGCACACCGACTCTTTATTATGGGGATGAGCTGGGCGTGGCCGATGTCGCCATCCCGCCCGAACGCGTCACCGATCCGCGTGAGTTGCGTGAGCCGGGGCTGGGGCTGGGCCGCGATCCGGTGCGGACGCCGATGGCTTGGAATGACGAGCCGCACGGAGGATTTTCGACAATGGAGCCATGGCTGCCGCTCCACCCCGACTGGCGGACGCGCAATGTCGCGACTCAGCGCGGGGCGGCGGAATCGATGTGGCGGCTGCACCGCGACTTGCTGGCGCTGCGCCGAGCGACACCGGCCCTCGCGACCGGCGACTGGCATCCGGTCCATGCCGATGATGCGGTGCTGGCCTATGAGCGGCGGCAGGGTGAGCAGCGGGTGCTGGTGGCGCTAAACCTGACGAACGCGGCGGCGCGCCTTGAACTGCCCGAATGGGCGCGGTCGCTGTCGCCGCGCATGGGCACGCTTGCCAACCTGTCCGCGCCCGATGGCGAGGGGCTGACGCTGAAACCCGATGAAGGTCTGATCCTGGCATGA
- a CDS encoding glycosidase encodes MRDDFLIFTPDDVDLSRSPLRGTCDADTFILGAFNPGFTRLPSGNLLMMVRVAEALSDPVARSLRFDGEGYRVDQWPADRVDSSDPRILKLTGDPWQPLALTSLSWLLPVELSNDGETVVAIHYDRAIVPVASYQACGVEDARISRIGDEWAMTTCSVSPERLCTTLYRSTDAMDWRLEGIVLDHQNKDMLIFEGQAGGRYWAQTRPLGETWFAYPPDSEWRAGPAIHLATSPDLLHWKPYDKPGMRPHAATVATARMGGGTPPIRTPRGWLTLWHGVEPGAEVGIYRTYWSILDAEDPAKVLATDHAPLIEPAPQLTAHLAESKYLDSVVFTTGIVDAGDHYLVASGEADLACRLTRIDKARFA; translated from the coding sequence ATGCGCGACGATTTCCTGATCTTCACGCCGGATGATGTCGATCTGTCGCGCTCGCCGCTGCGTGGGACATGCGACGCGGACACCTTCATCCTCGGCGCGTTCAATCCGGGGTTCACGCGCCTGCCGTCGGGCAATCTGTTGATGATGGTCCGCGTCGCCGAAGCGTTGAGCGATCCCGTCGCGCGGTCGCTTCGCTTCGATGGTGAGGGGTACCGGGTCGATCAATGGCCCGCCGACCGGGTGGATTCGTCCGATCCGCGCATCCTGAAGCTGACCGGCGATCCGTGGCAGCCACTGGCGCTGACGTCATTGTCCTGGCTGTTGCCGGTCGAGCTGTCGAACGATGGCGAGACGGTGGTGGCGATCCATTACGACCGCGCGATCGTGCCCGTCGCCAGCTATCAGGCCTGCGGGGTCGAGGACGCGCGCATTTCCCGCATTGGTGACGAATGGGCGATGACCACCTGTTCGGTCAGCCCGGAACGGCTTTGCACGACACTTTATCGTTCGACCGATGCGATGGACTGGCGGCTGGAGGGGATCGTCCTCGATCATCAGAACAAGGACATGCTGATTTTCGAAGGGCAGGCGGGCGGCCGATATTGGGCACAGACCCGGCCTCTGGGTGAAACCTGGTTCGCCTATCCCCCCGACAGCGAATGGCGCGCTGGGCCAGCGATCCATCTGGCGACTTCGCCCGACCTGCTGCACTGGAAACCCTATGATAAGCCAGGGATGCGGCCGCATGCCGCCACCGTCGCGACCGCGCGCATGGGTGGCGGCACCCCGCCGATCCGCACGCCGCGCGGCTGGCTGACGTTGTGGCATGGGGTGGAGCCGGGGGCGGAAGTGGGGATTTACCGCACCTACTGGTCGATCCTCGACGCGGAAGATCCGGCCAAGGTGCTCGCAACCGATCACGCCCCGCTGATCGAACCGGCGCCGCAGCTGACGGCGCATCTGGCCGAAAGCAAATATCTGGACAGCGTCGTGTTCACGACCGGCATTGTCGATGCGGGCGACCATTATCTGGTGGCCAGCGGCGAAGCCGATCTCGCTTGTCGCCTGACGCGGATCGACAAGGCGCGCTTCGCATGA
- a CDS encoding chorismate mutase, whose amino-acid sequence MTDDTLKRYRQSIDNIDMALVCLLAERFKVTQAVGQHKAEHGLPPADPGREEAQIARLRRLAAEADLDPEFSEKFLRFIIDEVIRHHERLRG is encoded by the coding sequence GTGACCGACGACACGCTCAAGCGCTATCGACAGAGCATCGACAATATCGACATGGCGCTGGTCTGTCTGCTGGCGGAACGCTTCAAGGTCACCCAGGCGGTCGGACAGCACAAGGCCGAACACGGCCTGCCCCCCGCCGATCCGGGGCGCGAGGAAGCGCAGATCGCGCGGCTCAGGCGGCTGGCGGCGGAGGCCGATCTGGACCCCGAATTTTCCGAGAAATTCCTGCGTTTCATCATCGACGAGGTGATCCGCCATCACGAACGCCTGCGCGGCTGA
- a CDS encoding polyprenyl synthetase family protein produces MTATVHRLGSRPPASLDPMIAITADDMNCVNAVILDRMQSDIPLIPKLAGHLIAGGGKRMRPMLTLASAALIGYTGTRHHRLAAAVEFIHTATLLHDDVVDGSDLRRGKRTANIIWGNPASVLVGDFLFSRSFELMVEDGSLKVLKILSNASAVIAEGEVNQLTAIRRLDLSEERYLDIIGAKTAALFAAACRIAAVVAERSEAEEQALDAYGRNLGIAFQLVDDAIDYVSDSDTMGKDAGDDFREGKMTLPVILAYARGDEAARAFWMDAIRDGKSDDAALAEAIRRMRETHAIEDTLARARHYGQLAIDAIGIFGAGAAKDAMVEAVEFAVARAY; encoded by the coding sequence ATGACTGCTACCGTGCATCGCCTTGGGTCGCGCCCGCCTGCTTCGCTCGATCCGATGATCGCGATCACGGCGGATGACATGAATTGCGTCAACGCGGTGATCCTGGACCGCATGCAATCCGACATCCCCCTGATCCCAAAGCTGGCCGGCCATCTGATCGCCGGCGGGGGCAAGCGGATGCGGCCGATGCTGACGCTCGCCAGTGCGGCGCTGATCGGATATACGGGCACGCGCCATCACCGGCTGGCCGCGGCGGTGGAATTCATCCACACCGCCACCCTGCTGCACGACGATGTGGTCGACGGGTCCGACCTGCGCCGGGGCAAGCGCACCGCCAACATCATCTGGGGCAATCCTGCCAGCGTTCTGGTCGGCGACTTCCTGTTCAGCCGCAGTTTCGAGCTGATGGTCGAGGACGGCAGCCTCAAGGTTCTGAAAATCCTGTCGAATGCCAGCGCTGTCATCGCCGAGGGTGAGGTCAATCAGCTGACCGCCATCCGCCGCCTCGACCTGTCGGAAGAACGCTATCTCGACATCATCGGCGCGAAGACCGCCGCACTGTTCGCCGCCGCATGCCGGATCGCCGCGGTCGTCGCCGAACGGTCGGAGGCAGAGGAACAGGCGCTCGACGCCTATGGCCGCAACCTGGGTATCGCATTCCAGCTGGTCGACGACGCGATCGATTATGTCAGCGATTCCGATACGATGGGCAAGGATGCGGGCGACGATTTCCGCGAAGGCAAGATGACGCTTCCCGTTATCCTTGCCTATGCGCGCGGCGACGAAGCGGCCCGCGCTTTCTGGATGGATGCGATTCGCGACGGCAAAAGCGATGATGCCGCGCTGGCGGAGGCGATCCGGCGGATGCGCGAAACTCATGCGATCGAAGACACGCTGGCGCGCGCGCGCCATTATGGGCAACTCGCGATCGACGCCATCGGCATATTCGGCGCCGGCGCTGCCAAGGACGCGATGGTCGAAGCCGTCGAATTCGCAGTCGCCCGCGCATATTGA
- the hrpB gene encoding ATP-dependent helicase HrpB has product MNDLPIHAVLPDLLAAMAEGPSAVLVAPPGAGKTTAVAPALLSTPWCAGEVLLLSPRRIAARAAAERMAALAGEPVGRTYGYATRLDSKRSAATRVTVMTEGIFVARIQADPELAGVSAVLFDEVHERSLDSDFGLALALDAQAGLRPDLRVVAMSATLDGMRFAGLMGGAPVIESAGRSHPLELVHLGRDANARVEDAMASAIRQALREREGGLLAFLPGVGEIERVADRLGDTPGIRLHRLHGNIPPATQRAAIAAEPDGARKLVLATSIAETSLTLDSIRIVVDSGLARRPRYDRAAGMTRLVTERASQAAATQRAGRAARQGPGTAYRLWEAAATAGMPRFDPPEILEADLSALTLDCAIWGVADPRDLNWLDPPPAAAIDEARQRLTTLEAIEANGRPTPHGRAIARMPLSPRLAHMLARGGELGMARIAAELAVLLGERGLGGNDPDLDLRLRRWRAERGQRADAARRMAARWADMVSAGPPGDLPDPVAACIALAFPDRIARRRDASGERWATAGGRGLVLDPNSSLAGSEWLAVAETQGSAAGARILSAAAIAQTTVEALFAHRIQTNREVRFDRATGGVVAERTRRLGAIALSRGPDSGATPESIEAALVDGVRRHGPALLPWSEGSQTLRARAAYAGHALDDAALIERLDDWLPALVAGKRRLDAIAPGELTDALRNLIGWDAMREVDRIAPARFESPAGSSHVIDYAAEGGPRVELRVQALFGVAEHPVIGRDRVPLVLSLTSPAGRPIQTTRDLPGFWAGSWADVAREMRGRYPRHPWPDDPSAADPTLRTKKADARRRESR; this is encoded by the coding sequence ATGAATGACCTGCCGATCCACGCCGTCCTGCCCGATCTGCTCGCCGCAATGGCCGAGGGGCCGTCCGCCGTGCTGGTCGCGCCGCCGGGCGCGGGCAAGACGACGGCGGTCGCCCCTGCCCTGCTATCGACGCCGTGGTGCGCGGGCGAAGTGCTGCTGCTGTCGCCGCGCCGCATTGCCGCGCGGGCGGCGGCGGAACGCATGGCGGCGCTGGCCGGAGAGCCGGTGGGGCGCACCTATGGCTATGCCACGCGTCTGGACAGCAAGCGTTCGGCGGCAACCCGCGTGACGGTGATGACCGAGGGTATTTTCGTTGCCCGGATACAGGCCGATCCCGAACTGGCGGGCGTGTCGGCGGTACTGTTCGACGAAGTGCATGAACGCAGCCTCGACAGCGATTTCGGTCTTGCGCTGGCGCTGGATGCGCAAGCCGGGTTGCGCCCCGACCTGCGCGTGGTCGCCATGTCCGCCACGCTGGACGGGATGCGTTTCGCCGGTCTGATGGGTGGTGCGCCCGTCATCGAAAGTGCGGGCCGCAGCCATCCACTGGAACTCGTCCATCTGGGCCGTGACGCGAATGCACGGGTCGAGGATGCCATGGCATCCGCCATCCGACAGGCATTGCGGGAGCGCGAGGGCGGGTTGCTCGCCTTCCTGCCGGGCGTTGGTGAGATTGAGCGGGTGGCGGACCGGCTGGGCGACACGCCCGGCATCCGCCTGCACCGGCTGCACGGCAACATCCCCCCTGCCACCCAGCGCGCCGCCATCGCCGCCGAGCCGGACGGCGCGCGCAAGCTGGTGCTGGCAACCTCGATCGCGGAAACGTCGCTGACGCTCGATTCCATTCGCATCGTCGTTGATTCGGGTCTGGCGCGTCGCCCGCGTTACGACCGCGCGGCGGGGATGACCCGGCTGGTTACCGAACGCGCCAGCCAGGCGGCGGCGACGCAGCGCGCGGGCCGCGCCGCGCGGCAGGGGCCGGGCACTGCCTATCGCCTGTGGGAAGCGGCGGCGACGGCGGGGATGCCGCGCTTCGACCCGCCAGAGATTCTAGAGGCCGATTTGTCGGCGCTGACACTCGATTGCGCGATCTGGGGCGTTGCCGATCCGCGCGACCTGAACTGGCTGGATCCGCCGCCTGCCGCCGCCATCGACGAAGCACGACAGCGACTGACCACGCTGGAGGCGATTGAGGCGAATGGCCGCCCGACGCCGCATGGCCGCGCCATTGCCCGCATGCCGCTGTCGCCCAGGCTGGCGCATATGCTGGCGCGGGGTGGAGAGCTGGGCATGGCGCGGATCGCCGCCGAACTGGCGGTGCTGCTGGGGGAGCGGGGGCTGGGCGGCAACGACCCCGATCTTGACCTCCGGCTGCGCCGTTGGCGGGCGGAGCGCGGGCAGCGCGCGGACGCAGCACGGCGCATGGCCGCGCGCTGGGCCGATATGGTATCTGCCGGACCGCCCGGCGACCTGCCCGACCCGGTTGCGGCGTGCATCGCCCTCGCCTTCCCCGACCGGATCGCGCGCCGCCGCGATGCCAGCGGAGAGCGCTGGGCGACCGCAGGCGGCCGGGGACTGGTGCTGGACCCCAATTCCAGCCTGGCAGGCAGCGAATGGCTGGCCGTGGCGGAGACACAGGGGTCAGCGGCGGGCGCGCGCATCCTGTCGGCTGCGGCAATCGCGCAAACCACGGTCGAGGCGCTGTTCGCCCACCGCATTCAGACGAACCGCGAAGTCCGCTTCGACCGCGCCACCGGCGGTGTCGTGGCCGAACGAACGCGGCGGCTAGGTGCCATTGCCCTGTCACGCGGCCCCGATTCGGGCGCGACACCCGAATCGATCGAGGCGGCACTGGTCGATGGCGTGCGCCGCCACGGCCCTGCCCTGCTTCCCTGGAGCGAGGGGAGCCAGACGCTGCGCGCCCGCGCCGCCTATGCCGGTCATGCGCTCGACGATGCCGCGCTGATCGAGCGGCTGGATGACTGGCTGCCCGCGCTGGTGGCGGGCAAGCGGCGACTGGACGCCATCGCGCCGGGCGAGTTGACCGACGCGCTGCGAAATCTGATCGGCTGGGACGCGATGCGGGAGGTCGATCGCATTGCTCCCGCGCGTTTCGAAAGCCCGGCGGGATCCAGCCATGTCATTGATTATGCCGCCGAAGGGGGACCGCGCGTCGAATTGCGCGTGCAGGCGCTGTTCGGTGTCGCCGAACATCCGGTGATCGGGCGCGACCGCGTGCCGCTGGTCCTCAGCCTCACCTCCCCCGCCGGGCGTCCCATCCAGACGACGCGCGACCTGCCCGGCTTCTGGGCGGGTAGCTGGGCCGATGTCGCGCGCGAAATGCGGGGCCGCTATCCGCGCCATCCCTGGCCCGACGATCCTAGCGCCGCCGACCCGACGCTCAGGACCAAAAAGGCGGATGCAAGGCGCCGCGAATCGCGTTAG
- a CDS encoding ETC complex I subunit, with the protein MPTARIYQQPKNAMSSGKALTHRWVLEFESGEAKRPDPLTGWAGSGDTREQVILRFPTVEAAMAYAEREGIDAHVIPAPVRKLKLQAYADNFR; encoded by the coding sequence ATGCCGACCGCACGCATTTATCAGCAGCCGAAAAATGCCATGTCTTCGGGCAAGGCCCTGACCCATCGCTGGGTGCTCGAATTCGAATCGGGTGAAGCCAAGCGGCCCGATCCGCTGACCGGCTGGGCCGGTTCAGGTGACACGCGCGAACAGGTCATCTTGCGCTTTCCCACGGTTGAAGCCGCCATGGCCTATGCCGAGCGCGAAGGGATTGACGCCCACGTCATCCCCGCCCCCGTGCGCAAGCTGAAGCTCCAGGCATACGCCGACAATTTCCGCTAA
- the paoA gene encoding aldehyde dehydrogenase iron-sulfur subunit PaoA produces MPTSTAFDVSRRGVLAGGVATAATATVPIVADAKPQSTPGGSIPRVPVTLKVNGKAARLELDPRTTLLDALREHWKLTGTKKGCDHGQCGACTVIVEGRRINSCLTLAVMHEGDEVTTIEGLGSPTDLHPMQAAFVRHDGYQCGYCTPGQICSAVAVLDEIKDGIPSHVTEDVAAAPAFSMEEVKERMSGNICRCGAYANIFDAIADVAGEAKERRA; encoded by the coding sequence ATGCCGACATCCACCGCTTTCGACGTTTCCCGGCGCGGCGTTCTCGCCGGCGGCGTGGCGACCGCCGCGACCGCAACCGTGCCGATCGTTGCCGACGCCAAGCCTCAATCCACCCCCGGCGGCAGCATTCCGCGCGTACCCGTCACGCTGAAGGTCAATGGAAAGGCTGCGCGGCTTGAACTCGATCCGCGCACCACGTTGCTCGACGCGCTGCGTGAACATTGGAAGCTGACCGGCACGAAGAAGGGCTGCGACCACGGCCAGTGCGGCGCCTGCACCGTCATTGTCGAGGGGCGGCGCATCAACAGTTGCCTGACGCTGGCCGTCATGCACGAGGGTGACGAGGTGACGACGATCGAGGGCCTGGGCAGCCCCACCGACCTGCATCCAATGCAGGCAGCGTTCGTGCGTCATGACGGCTATCAGTGCGGTTATTGCACGCCGGGCCAGATCTGCTCGGCCGTCGCCGTGCTGGACGAGATCAAGGACGGCATCCCCAGCCACGTGACTGAGGATGTCGCCGCCGCGCCTGCCTTCTCCATGGAGGAAGTAAAGGAACGGATGAGCGGCAATATCTGCCGCTGCGGCGCCTATGCCAATATCTTTGACGCGATCGCCGATGTGGCGGGTGAGGCCAAGGAGCGCCGCGCATGA
- a CDS encoding xanthine dehydrogenase family protein subunit M yields the protein MKAFTYERATTAAEAAAAIARTPGAKFIAGGTNLLDLMKLEIETPTHLVDVNRVGLDQIEETPEGGLRVGALVRNTDLAAHPRVRRDYGVLTRALVAGASGQLRNKATTGGNLLQRTRCPYFYDTAKPCNKRKPGSGCAALGGFNRGLAVIGTSEACIAQHPSDMAVAMRVLDAGVETVKGDGSTRTIAIADFHKLPGNTPHIESALEPGEMITAVTLPPPVAGTHVYQKVRDRSSYAFALVSVAAIVPQNGPARIALGGVAPKPWRVEALENGDDAALTKGILANARPTTQNAFKVPLAQRTISHILAEARS from the coding sequence ATGAAGGCCTTTACCTACGAACGCGCCACGACCGCTGCCGAGGCCGCTGCCGCCATCGCGCGCACGCCGGGCGCCAAGTTCATTGCGGGCGGGACCAACCTGCTCGACCTGATGAAGCTGGAAATCGAAACGCCGACGCATCTGGTCGACGTGAACCGCGTCGGGCTCGACCAGATCGAGGAAACGCCAGAGGGCGGGCTGCGTGTGGGCGCGCTGGTCCGCAACACCGATCTGGCCGCGCATCCGCGCGTTCGCCGCGATTATGGCGTGCTGACACGCGCGCTGGTGGCGGGTGCATCGGGACAGCTTCGCAACAAGGCGACGACGGGCGGCAACCTGCTGCAACGCACGCGCTGCCCCTATTTCTACGACACTGCAAAGCCATGCAACAAGCGCAAGCCGGGAAGCGGCTGTGCCGCCCTTGGCGGGTTCAATCGCGGCTTGGCCGTGATCGGCACCAGCGAAGCCTGTATCGCCCAGCATCCCAGCGACATGGCGGTTGCCATGCGCGTACTGGATGCCGGGGTGGAAACGGTGAAGGGCGACGGGAGCACGCGCACCATCGCCATCGCCGATTTTCACAAGCTGCCGGGCAACACCCCGCATATCGAAAGCGCGCTGGAGCCCGGTGAGATGATCACTGCCGTCACGCTGCCGCCACCGGTGGCGGGCACGCATGTCTATCAGAAGGTGCGCGACCGCTCCTCCTATGCCTTTGCGCTGGTGTCGGTGGCGGCCATCGTGCCGCAGAACGGCCCCGCGCGCATTGCGCTGGGCGGCGTTGCCCCAAAGCCGTGGCGTGTCGAAGCGCTGGAAAACGGCGATGACGCCGCGCTGACCAAGGGCATCCTCGCCAACGCGCGTCCGACGACGCAAAACGCCTTCAAGGTGCCGCTGGCCCAGCGCACCATTTCCCACATTCTTGCCGAGGCAAGGAGCTGA